The following coding sequences are from one Desulfosporosinus orientis DSM 765 window:
- a CDS encoding geranylgeranyl reductase family protein, which translates to MNAEYRIDELPILAKGDVVVIGAGPAGSSTAATAAAGGISVLMLDRKEHIGLPVQCAEYVPLSIAAEVPVPAACIAQRVEGFVTYIHWEQVAQTRAPGYVLHRDVFDRYLAERAVHSGAKLLTKAQAVAVADQGVVIKEQGKLSIVKANIVIGSEGPKSVAAQAMGCSLQTLAYAKQITVKLRKRLQWAQIYFSPSFPGGYAWLFPKNDLANVGVSLDLSLGGNAATALGEFQQYLMKEGVISEEVIRRTGGTIPIGGPQLKIQEKNLMLVGDAAGHTHPISGEGIFPAIVAGKIAGSLAVDSIRRGDIDILKQYPLQCLTRFGEFLKRGFERKGEYSINWGKTEFSVLVRKTWFAFPEYFES; encoded by the coding sequence ATGAACGCTGAGTATAGAATCGACGAGCTTCCGATTTTGGCTAAAGGTGATGTTGTGGTAATCGGGGCTGGCCCGGCGGGCAGCTCCACTGCCGCAACAGCGGCTGCCGGCGGGATAAGTGTACTGATGCTGGACAGGAAAGAACACATAGGTTTGCCGGTTCAATGTGCGGAGTATGTACCATTGAGTATAGCTGCAGAAGTACCTGTTCCGGCGGCTTGCATAGCACAAAGGGTGGAAGGGTTCGTTACCTATATTCATTGGGAACAAGTGGCTCAAACACGGGCACCTGGTTACGTACTTCATCGGGATGTCTTTGATCGTTATTTAGCTGAGAGAGCGGTTCATTCTGGAGCTAAGTTATTGACTAAAGCACAGGCAGTTGCCGTCGCTGATCAGGGGGTTGTAATCAAGGAACAGGGAAAACTATCTATAGTTAAAGCAAACATTGTCATAGGCTCGGAAGGACCTAAATCCGTAGCAGCTCAGGCGATGGGGTGTTCGCTTCAGACTTTAGCCTACGCTAAGCAAATCACGGTCAAGTTAAGAAAAAGGTTGCAATGGGCTCAAATTTACTTTAGTCCATCTTTCCCCGGCGGATATGCCTGGCTCTTTCCTAAAAATGATTTGGCCAATGTCGGGGTCAGCCTGGATCTAAGTTTAGGTGGAAACGCAGCAACTGCTTTAGGGGAATTTCAACAATATTTAATGAAAGAAGGGGTTATTAGTGAAGAAGTAATACGAAGGACTGGCGGAACGATTCCTATTGGCGGGCCCCAGCTAAAGATTCAAGAGAAAAACCTAATGCTGGTTGGGGATGCGGCAGGACATACTCATCCAATTAGTGGAGAGGGTATCTTTCCGGCAATAGTGGCTGGGAAAATTGCAGGTTCTTTAGCTGTTGACAGTATTCGAAGGGGTGACATTGACATATTAAAACAGTATCCTCTACAGTGTTTGACAAGATTTGGAGAATTTCTAAAAAGGGGTTTTGAAAGGAAAGGAGAATATAGTATCAATTGGGGAAAGACTGAATTTTCCGTCTTAGTACGGAAAACCTGGTTTGCATTTCCAGAGTACTTTGAATCTTAA
- a CDS encoding lipoate--protein ligase family protein, whose product MNWRLLDNNPLNSADHMALDEVLLASRSTGKCPNTLRFLQFSPRCALLGLHQAAELEIDEEYCRREHIEINRRITGGGAIFWGPSELGWEIYAGKDWLAGRNLDEVYKLLCEVMVKALNDLGVKAMFRPRNDIQVGNRKICGTGGAELGNAFVFQCSLLVDFDVESMVKVLKIPREKISDKKINAVEDRVTWLKRELGWVPDMSKIKDAICKAFTSVMDMQFIRDELNPWEEAIFRERRMYFYSPEWINKVCLPTGSGEIKEACLKTPGGLIRVAAKTELKARVLKSILISGDFFTHNPTVIFELEARLKDCPLEGDKIEEIIRAYFKAYPDQIPGVRVQDVESCVRRALR is encoded by the coding sequence ATGAATTGGCGGCTGCTTGACAATAATCCCTTAAATTCGGCTGATCACATGGCTTTAGACGAAGTCTTGCTTGCGTCCCGCAGTACAGGAAAATGCCCGAATACATTGCGTTTTCTCCAATTTTCCCCTCGCTGTGCTCTATTGGGTTTACATCAAGCGGCAGAGTTAGAAATTGACGAAGAATACTGCCGAAGAGAACACATTGAAATCAATCGCCGTATCACAGGAGGCGGAGCAATTTTTTGGGGACCGTCCGAACTGGGATGGGAAATTTATGCAGGCAAAGATTGGCTGGCGGGAAGAAATCTCGATGAGGTCTATAAGTTGTTGTGTGAGGTTATGGTTAAAGCTTTGAACGATCTTGGTGTAAAGGCGATGTTCCGTCCCCGTAACGATATTCAAGTTGGTAATCGTAAGATTTGCGGTACAGGAGGGGCTGAATTAGGCAATGCCTTTGTTTTCCAATGTTCTTTACTTGTTGATTTTGACGTTGAGAGCATGGTCAAGGTATTGAAAATTCCCAGAGAAAAAATAAGTGATAAAAAAATTAATGCAGTAGAGGATCGGGTGACGTGGCTTAAAAGAGAGCTCGGTTGGGTTCCGGATATGTCCAAGATTAAAGATGCTATTTGTAAGGCATTCACATCCGTGATGGATATGCAATTTATTAGAGATGAACTCAATCCATGGGAAGAGGCCATATTTCGTGAGAGGAGAATGTACTTTTATTCGCCTGAATGGATTAATAAAGTTTGTTTACCAACCGGGTCGGGAGAAATAAAGGAAGCGTGTCTTAAAACGCCGGGAGGATTGATCCGGGTGGCTGCCAAGACGGAGCTAAAAGCACGAGTTTTGAAAAGCATTTTAATCAGCGGGGATTTCTTTACCCATAATCCAACTGTCATCTTTGAGCTTGAAGCTCGTTTAAAGGATTGCCCCCTGGAAGGAGATAAAATCGAGGAGATAATCAGGGCTTATTTTAAGGCTTACCCGGATCAAATTCCCGGTGTGAGAGTTCAGGATGTGGAGTCATGTGTCCGGAGAGCTTTAAGATGA
- a CDS encoding DUF6506 family protein, protein MSLKAAFIFLAPQADPSQHQADIQTPQVTLLIRGVQNYQEAVNLAQQLVTEGVQALELCAGFGNIGTAKIVEAVKHKIPVGTVRFDNHPGLSGKSGDDLFNN, encoded by the coding sequence GTGTCCTTAAAAGCCGCCTTTATTTTTCTTGCACCTCAAGCCGACCCATCACAACATCAGGCAGATATTCAAACTCCACAAGTTACCCTGCTCATACGAGGAGTCCAAAACTATCAGGAAGCTGTTAATCTTGCCCAGCAACTTGTAACCGAAGGAGTTCAGGCGTTGGAATTATGCGCAGGATTTGGCAACATTGGAACGGCAAAAATAGTTGAAGCTGTAAAACATAAAATTCCAGTAGGTACGGTACGCTTTGATAACCACCCCGGGTTAAGCGGAAAAAGCGGAGATGATCTATTTAATAACTGA
- a CDS encoding DsrE family protein: MNLPNKLVVIWTSGDREVAIRMAFMYTLNSKLKEWWDEVSLIVWGPSAKLLTEDQELQEYAGKIKQAGVELLACKACADSYGVSEVLENMGINVIYTGQVLTDFLKDETTKVLTV; this comes from the coding sequence ATGAATCTGCCTAATAAATTGGTCGTGATCTGGACAAGCGGGGATAGGGAAGTTGCTATCCGAATGGCATTCATGTATACCCTCAATTCAAAGCTCAAAGAATGGTGGGATGAGGTATCCCTGATTGTCTGGGGGCCTTCGGCCAAACTTCTCACGGAAGATCAAGAATTGCAGGAATACGCTGGGAAAATCAAACAGGCCGGGGTGGAGCTTTTGGCCTGCAAGGCTTGCGCCGATAGTTACGGGGTGTCGGAGGTTTTAGAGAATATGGGCATCAACGTAATATATACAGGTCAGGTGCTGACCGATTTCCTGAAAGACGAAACTACGAAAGTTCTTACGGTTTAA
- a CDS encoding type II toxin-antitoxin system RelE/ParE family toxin yields MPIIIRTKPFDTDFLLLTQKEQKQVLKALRFLADNPRHPSLQTHKIEDTPFIEAYANMDIRIIFERTSDTIILRAVGHHDVLKGL; encoded by the coding sequence ATGCCAATAATAATAAGAACCAAACCATTTGATACAGACTTTTTATTACTAACGCAAAAAGAACAAAAACAGGTTTTAAAAGCCCTCCGCTTCCTTGCCGATAACCCAAGGCATCCATCTTTGCAAACCCACAAGATTGAAGACACTCCGTTTATTGAGGCATATGCAAATATGGATATTCGTATAATCTTTGAAAGGACAAGTGATACAATTATTTTACGAGCCGTAGGACATCATGATGTCCTAAAAGGCCTATAA
- a CDS encoding AbrB/MazE/SpoVT family DNA-binding domain-containing protein, whose translation MAIVQQIQKRMIVSLAQIAKDLNLHEGDHVLIEEKDGGIFLRPVDWVDKNQKYFWTKEWQEKIKQSQEALENGEYKTFSNMEEAIKDLEELAHANNNKNQTI comes from the coding sequence GTGGCTATTGTTCAGCAAATTCAAAAAAGAATGATTGTCAGCCTTGCACAAATTGCAAAAGATCTTAATTTGCATGAAGGGGATCATGTCTTAATTGAGGAAAAAGACGGGGGGATTTTTTTGAGACCAGTAGACTGGGTTGATAAAAATCAAAAATATTTTTGGACAAAAGAATGGCAAGAAAAAATAAAACAAAGCCAAGAAGCTCTTGAAAACGGCGAATACAAAACATTTAGCAACATGGAGGAGGCTATTAAAGATCTGGAGGAGCTTGCCCATGCCAATAATAATAAGAACCAAACCATTTGA
- a CDS encoding HD domain-containing protein, which translates to MLNKAIEIATRAHAGQVDKAGEPYILHPLRVMLSRENELERICAVLHDVVEDSDVSFDDLRKEGFSEEVIVVLDCLTKCKGESYYEFIARILGNETACHVKLADLCDNMNLSRIENPTEKDEARIKKYNEAAERIMDVLSLRQR; encoded by the coding sequence TTGCTGAACAAAGCGATTGAAATTGCCACGCGTGCTCATGCCGGACAAGTTGATAAAGCTGGAGAACCTTACATACTTCACCCGTTAAGAGTTATGTTGTCAAGAGAAAACGAACTTGAAAGAATATGTGCTGTGCTGCACGATGTTGTGGAAGATTCGGATGTTTCTTTTGATGATCTTCGTAAAGAGGGATTTTCAGAGGAAGTAATAGTTGTTTTGGACTGTCTGACTAAGTGCAAAGGTGAAAGCTATTATGAGTTTATTGCCAGAATACTTGGAAATGAAACTGCCTGTCATGTTAAGCTTGCAGACTTATGTGATAATATGAATCTGAGCAGGATTGAGAATCCCACTGAGAAGGATGAAGCTAGAATAAAAAAATATAATGAAGCAGCTGAACGAATTATGGATGTTTTGTCTTTGAGGCAGAGGTGA
- a CDS encoding GNAT family N-acetyltransferase, whose protein sequence is MMKSITYQKLRQDEIGLDLLGSFNRYQEVKRCWRKDGNQWILKDISFTEDWNSKKKYAVAIGLQECIEKNGFVFGAFIDSKLIGFSSLASDFFGINSEYLEMQMIHVSSEYRGKGIGKKLFELIVDSAKSLGARKLYISAQSSEESQALYKAVGCVEAKEINQTIAENEPYDCQLEYVL, encoded by the coding sequence ATGATGAAGTCAATCACTTACCAGAAATTAAGACAAGATGAGATTGGCCTGGATTTATTAGGCTCTTTCAATCGATATCAAGAAGTCAAACGTTGTTGGAGAAAAGATGGTAATCAATGGATTCTGAAGGATATTTCATTCACCGAAGATTGGAACTCAAAAAAAAAGTATGCTGTGGCAATAGGGCTTCAGGAATGTATTGAAAAAAATGGATTTGTTTTTGGTGCTTTTATAGATTCTAAGCTAATAGGATTTTCTTCCCTGGCATCTGATTTTTTTGGCATTAACAGTGAATACCTTGAAATGCAGATGATCCATGTATCTTCGGAATATAGGGGCAAAGGTATTGGCAAAAAACTTTTTGAGCTAATAGTTGACAGCGCAAAAAGCCTAGGTGCAAGAAAGCTGTATATTTCTGCTCAATCATCAGAAGAATCACAAGCATTATATAAAGCCGTTGGTTGTGTGGAAGCAAAGGAAATTAATCAAACAATTGCTGAAAATGAACCCTATGATTGCCAATTGGAATATGTCCTTTGA
- a CDS encoding DnaJ family domain-containing protein, protein MFEELVEAKIQEAMRKGEFDNLPFGKPIDLSYWASLPQDIRAGYMLLQNAGYAPEEVYMLKDMAELREQLAGSNNPDKRAVIRKKLREMDLKYSIMIEHQKRGK, encoded by the coding sequence ATGTTCGAAGAACTGGTTGAAGCAAAAATTCAAGAAGCCATGAGAAAGGGTGAATTTGATAACCTTCCTTTTGGCAAACCCATTGATCTGAGTTACTGGGCAAGTCTTCCCCAGGATATACGGGCCGGATATATGTTGTTACAGAATGCAGGCTACGCGCCGGAAGAGGTGTACATGTTAAAGGACATGGCTGAATTACGAGAACAGTTGGCCGGCAGCAATAACCCGGATAAAAGAGCGGTCATCCGTAAAAAGCTAAGAGAGATGGATTTAAAATATAGCATTATGATAGAACACCAAAAACGGGGAAAGTAG
- a CDS encoding 2-hydroxyacyl-CoA dehydratase subunit D, with product MTQLKDLLSALENVAKHPAQVINKCLEEKRLMIGCAPEYCPEEIVYAAGMLPVGLWGGSTSIKNANQYFPAFACSLVQTTLELGMRGVYDRLAGVIIPAHCDHLKCFGQDWKVAVPQVRFIPLAHPINRKLEAAVDYLKSEYSRIKSILEEIGGNPISDQALSEAIEIYNDHRKTLREFTMIARDYCITITPDLRHNVIKSGYFMDKLEHTQLVNSLIGELKKAPPEAWKGNKVVLTGIMAEPKILGMFEEYGLAVAADDLAHESRQFRTDVPRGTDPLERLARYWSCMEGCSLLYDPQKNRRFMLKTMAEESRADGVVACIMKFCEMEEFDYPIYKKTLEEAEIPLLYLELDLVTPSLEQARTRIQSFAEMISMKK from the coding sequence ATGACCCAGCTTAAGGATCTATTGTCAGCGTTGGAAAACGTTGCTAAACATCCGGCACAGGTTATTAATAAATGCCTTGAGGAGAAGCGGCTTATGATCGGGTGTGCCCCGGAATATTGTCCGGAGGAAATCGTCTACGCTGCCGGAATGCTTCCGGTTGGTCTATGGGGTGGGTCGACAAGCATCAAAAACGCCAACCAGTACTTTCCTGCCTTTGCTTGTTCTTTAGTTCAAACCACCTTAGAGCTGGGGATGCGCGGTGTATATGACCGACTTGCAGGGGTTATTATCCCTGCCCACTGCGATCATCTAAAGTGTTTCGGACAGGATTGGAAGGTTGCCGTTCCTCAAGTAAGGTTTATACCCCTTGCTCATCCAATTAATCGCAAATTGGAAGCAGCTGTCGACTACTTAAAAAGTGAGTATTCCCGGATCAAGAGTATCCTTGAAGAAATTGGCGGCAATCCTATTTCCGATCAGGCCTTAAGTGAAGCCATCGAGATCTATAACGATCATCGGAAAACCTTAAGGGAGTTTACCATGATTGCCCGGGATTATTGTATAACGATTACCCCTGACCTCCGCCACAATGTTATCAAGAGTGGTTACTTCATGGATAAGTTGGAACATACTCAACTTGTCAATTCTTTGATTGGAGAGTTGAAAAAAGCTCCTCCCGAAGCATGGAAAGGGAATAAGGTTGTTTTGACAGGGATTATGGCCGAACCAAAAATTCTAGGCATGTTCGAGGAATATGGATTGGCTGTCGCAGCCGATGATCTGGCTCACGAAAGCCGGCAATTTAGAACGGATGTACCCCGGGGGACAGACCCTCTGGAACGATTAGCGCGTTATTGGAGCTGCATGGAAGGCTGTTCATTACTATATGACCCCCAAAAGAACCGTCGCTTTATGCTGAAAACAATGGCGGAAGAGAGCAGGGCAGATGGTGTTGTGGCGTGCATCATGAAATTCTGTGAAATGGAAGAGTTCGATTATCCTATTTACAAGAAAACTTTGGAGGAAGCTGAAATCCCCTTGCTTTATCTGGAATTAGATCTGGTAACACCTTCTTTAGAGCAAGCAAGAACTCGAATCCAAAGCTTTGCTGAAATGATTTCTATGAAAAAATGA
- a CDS encoding 2-hydroxyacyl-CoA dehydratase subunit D: protein MPEKLTSRNLLNQLQTRHYKDAYIAKKKGQLVGWATSIFPQEFCETMDLTVVYPENHAAAVAAKRGALPLLEQAESEGYSVDLCSYARINLAYMKSQAAEVLIPLPDFILCCNNICNTLIKWYENIAAELNIPMILIDVPYNHGYEPTPAAIDYIKSEFAECIRQLETITGRPFNHERFQEVMKQSNENSRAWKRALDLNQAVPAPLNGFELFNYMSQMVCARGRKETGELFKLLIEELEEKIRLGKSCYEDGEKCRVMWDGIACWPHIKHNFKALTKNGINIVCSSYPEAWVLLYEPGNLDELAKVYSMIGNNTCMEYQADRREREVKDFKLDGILFHVNRSCKVMDFMQYEQQRLVAARTGVSIMNFDGDQADPRNFAAAQFDTRLEALMEIVSYNKPAKKSKEVTNNDPA, encoded by the coding sequence GTGCCTGAAAAACTTACTTCAAGAAATTTACTTAATCAGCTGCAAACTCGTCATTATAAGGATGCTTACATAGCTAAAAAGAAAGGACAATTGGTTGGATGGGCAACGTCAATTTTTCCTCAGGAATTCTGTGAGACTATGGATTTAACGGTGGTTTATCCCGAGAATCACGCAGCTGCCGTCGCGGCTAAGAGAGGAGCCTTACCACTGTTAGAGCAGGCGGAAAGCGAAGGGTATAGTGTGGATTTGTGCTCCTATGCCCGGATTAATCTTGCCTATATGAAATCTCAAGCAGCGGAAGTGCTTATCCCACTTCCTGACTTCATTTTATGCTGCAATAATATTTGCAACACCCTAATAAAGTGGTATGAAAACATCGCTGCAGAACTTAACATACCCATGATTCTTATCGATGTCCCCTATAACCATGGGTATGAACCAACACCGGCAGCCATCGATTATATTAAGTCTGAGTTTGCGGAGTGTATCCGGCAGCTTGAAACAATCACCGGCCGCCCATTTAATCACGAGCGTTTCCAGGAAGTTATGAAACAATCCAATGAGAACTCACGCGCCTGGAAACGGGCGCTGGATTTAAATCAAGCAGTTCCGGCTCCCTTGAATGGCTTTGAACTATTTAACTATATGTCTCAAATGGTCTGTGCAAGGGGGCGCAAAGAAACAGGAGAATTATTCAAGCTCTTGATTGAGGAATTAGAAGAAAAAATCAGGTTAGGCAAGTCTTGCTATGAGGATGGAGAAAAATGCCGGGTGATGTGGGATGGCATCGCTTGTTGGCCTCATATTAAGCATAACTTTAAGGCTTTAACAAAGAACGGGATCAATATCGTTTGCAGCAGCTATCCGGAAGCTTGGGTTTTGCTCTATGAACCGGGAAACCTTGATGAATTAGCCAAGGTCTATTCCATGATCGGCAACAACACTTGCATGGAATACCAAGCCGATCGAAGAGAGAGAGAGGTAAAGGACTTTAAGCTTGATGGTATATTGTTCCATGTGAATCGAAGTTGTAAGGTTATGGACTTTATGCAATATGAGCAACAACGCCTGGTTGCAGCTCGAACGGGCGTTTCGATCATGAATTTTGATGGAGACCAGGCTGATCCTCGTAATTTCGCTGCAGCTCAGTTTGACACCCGTCTTGAGGCCTTAATGGAAATTGTATCTTATAATAAGCCAGCTAAAAAAAGCAAAGAGGTGACGAATAATGACCCAGCTTAA
- a CDS encoding acyl-CoA dehydratase activase — MITAGVDIGSTSSKVVVLEDGEKILSKVIIPVGAGSSGPARAFEQSIREVNLSREDLKRVIATGYGRTHFPDADQQITEITCHARGVYELVPGVKTIIDIGGQDAKAIGIGKGGTVSNFIMNDKCAAGTGRFLEVMSRILEINIEDLAELAALAKNEASISNTCTVFAESEVISQLSRGTSREDVAAGIIKSVVGRVAGLVKRIGVQSEVVMTGGVCLNWMIIKVMEKELSAPVKASPMAQLTGALGAALLAFESAR, encoded by the coding sequence TTGATAACTGCAGGTGTGGACATTGGATCGACCTCTTCAAAAGTTGTGGTTTTGGAAGACGGCGAAAAGATTTTAAGTAAAGTCATAATACCTGTCGGTGCAGGAAGCAGCGGGCCGGCAAGAGCCTTTGAACAGTCTATTCGGGAGGTGAATTTGAGTCGAGAGGATCTAAAGAGGGTCATTGCAACCGGATATGGCAGAACTCATTTCCCGGATGCAGACCAACAGATTACGGAAATAACCTGTCACGCCCGTGGAGTTTATGAACTTGTTCCGGGTGTAAAAACGATTATTGACATCGGCGGTCAGGATGCTAAAGCAATCGGAATTGGCAAAGGGGGAACTGTCTCTAACTTTATCATGAATGATAAATGCGCAGCGGGTACCGGAAGGTTTTTGGAGGTTATGTCACGGATTTTAGAAATTAATATTGAGGATTTAGCAGAATTGGCTGCATTAGCAAAAAATGAAGCTTCAATTAGCAATACTTGTACAGTGTTTGCAGAGTCTGAGGTTATTTCTCAGCTTTCCAGAGGCACATCTCGTGAGGATGTTGCAGCGGGTATTATCAAATCTGTGGTAGGCCGTGTTGCCGGACTTGTTAAACGTATTGGCGTGCAAAGTGAGGTTGTTATGACCGGCGGAGTGTGCCTGAACTGGATGATTATTAAGGTGATGGAGAAAGAGCTTAGTGCACCCGTTAAGGCTTCTCCCATGGCACAATTGACAGGTGCCCTTGGGGCGGCCCTACTCGCTTTCGAAAGTGCAAGATAA
- a CDS encoding acetate--CoA ligase family protein, translating to MLNDVDYLKQFFEPESIAILGASSDTTKPSSKPHVSLIKRGYKGKIYPVNPNYNEIFGHKCYPSLADIPGKVDLVIISIPAQGVYAALEQCIAKGVCAAVIFSSGFAEIGLEGRLLQEKITALAKESGIRLCGPNSVGLINTINGVMASFAHIVDIPDVASKSVGFVTQSGAYGVLIYAEALANGVGFNYFVSVGNEADTEFADFLEYMIHDSATKLVGGYLEGARDGAKLRRVAEKAAKLQKPIMIMKVGRSKVGAKAASSHTGSLAGVDQIYDGFFKQTGIIRIDGYEELIAFAPFTSAGRLPQGKNVAILSISGGIGVTLADACEGLGLTLPMLKESTMAKMKEVLPFFASAQNPIDMTGKYMTHPHILLTCLNALLEDDSIDIIFANFELFEPYGVEIARGIIDIYNSTSKTIVLNPWVYPGTDEGEGVRELRRAGLPVFFNPTLTVRALAQMADYAEFLRKRKNREYQIPVTTRGERSKVELNDLEGVLSEGISKNLLASYGIPVTKESLAQNEDEAASMAGQIGYPVVLKVDSPDIPHKTEANALKLNLSTEEEVRRAYKIVLQNAKKHKPDARINGVLVQEMLSEGIEVIIGVTRDKVFGPTIMFGLGGIYVEVLKDVSFRVAPLSPGDALDMIKEIKGFELLKGVRGKPSADLDALVDVIMKVSAMVTELKDQVEELDINPLIVYPAKMGVKAADAMVVLRSS from the coding sequence ATGTTAAATGATGTCGATTATTTAAAACAATTTTTTGAGCCTGAATCAATAGCTATTCTTGGGGCTTCGAGTGATACAACTAAACCTAGCTCAAAACCACATGTTTCGCTGATAAAAAGAGGGTATAAAGGCAAGATTTATCCTGTTAACCCAAACTATAATGAGATATTTGGCCACAAATGTTACCCTTCCTTGGCAGATATACCTGGTAAAGTGGATTTGGTAATAATCTCAATACCAGCTCAAGGAGTCTATGCCGCTCTGGAACAGTGCATTGCCAAGGGTGTTTGTGCAGCAGTCATCTTTAGTTCGGGATTTGCAGAAATTGGTTTAGAAGGGCGTTTACTTCAGGAGAAAATAACAGCGTTGGCTAAGGAGTCCGGTATTCGCCTGTGCGGACCTAATAGCGTTGGGTTGATTAATACCATTAACGGAGTCATGGCTTCTTTCGCTCATATTGTTGATATACCTGACGTGGCTTCAAAATCTGTGGGTTTTGTCACTCAAAGCGGCGCTTATGGTGTCTTGATCTATGCAGAGGCTCTTGCAAACGGTGTTGGGTTTAATTATTTCGTTAGTGTGGGCAATGAAGCGGACACAGAATTCGCCGATTTTTTAGAATATATGATTCATGATAGCGCAACCAAGCTGGTAGGGGGGTATCTTGAGGGCGCGAGAGATGGGGCTAAATTGCGTAGAGTGGCTGAGAAAGCAGCGAAACTTCAAAAACCCATAATGATTATGAAAGTGGGACGAAGTAAGGTTGGAGCAAAGGCTGCCTCCTCGCATACCGGGTCTCTGGCAGGGGTTGACCAGATCTATGACGGGTTTTTTAAACAAACAGGGATCATCAGAATTGATGGGTACGAAGAGTTGATTGCTTTTGCCCCATTTACTTCAGCAGGCCGGTTACCTCAGGGAAAAAACGTTGCAATATTGAGCATTTCCGGTGGTATAGGAGTTACTCTTGCCGATGCGTGCGAGGGGCTGGGTTTAACTCTTCCTATGCTTAAAGAAAGCACAATGGCAAAGATGAAAGAGGTTCTTCCTTTCTTCGCATCCGCCCAGAATCCCATCGATATGACAGGCAAGTACATGACTCATCCACACATACTATTGACCTGTTTAAATGCTTTACTTGAGGATGATAGCATCGATATTATTTTTGCAAACTTTGAATTATTTGAACCATATGGAGTTGAAATTGCCCGAGGTATTATTGATATCTATAACTCTACCAGTAAGACCATAGTCCTTAATCCCTGGGTTTACCCCGGAACTGACGAAGGCGAAGGGGTCAGAGAACTTCGCAGGGCCGGTTTGCCTGTGTTCTTTAATCCAACCTTGACGGTTCGTGCACTAGCTCAGATGGCTGATTATGCCGAGTTTCTACGTAAACGGAAAAATAGGGAATATCAAATACCTGTTACAACTCGAGGGGAAAGAAGCAAGGTTGAGTTAAATGACTTGGAAGGTGTTTTAAGTGAAGGGATATCTAAGAACCTCCTAGCCAGTTACGGCATTCCTGTTACCAAGGAAAGCTTGGCCCAAAATGAGGATGAGGCTGCTTCTATGGCTGGTCAGATAGGATATCCAGTAGTTCTGAAGGTGGATTCACCGGATATTCCGCATAAAACTGAAGCAAATGCTTTAAAGCTTAATCTGTCCACGGAAGAAGAAGTAAGAAGGGCGTACAAGATTGTACTGCAAAATGCGAAAAAACATAAGCCGGATGCCAGGATTAATGGGGTGTTAGTACAGGAAATGTTGTCGGAGGGTATAGAAGTAATTATTGGGGTTACTAGGGACAAAGTATTTGGTCCAACCATTATGTTTGGCTTGGGCGGAATTTACGTAGAAGTGTTAAAAGATGTTTCCTTCCGTGTAGCGCCACTCAGTCCAGGAGATGCCCTAGATATGATCAAAGAAATTAAGGGTTTCGAGCTGCTCAAGGGAGTAAGAGGAAAGCCATCCGCCGATTTAGATGCGCTTGTGGATGTAATTATGAAGGTATCTGCCATGGTAACGGAACTGAAGGATCAAGTTGAAGAGCTGGATATCAACCCCTTAATAGTATATCCAGCTAAAATGGGTGTTAAGGCTGCAGATGCTATGGTTGTTCTACGAAGCAGTTAA